The genomic segment GGCCTCGGCGACCGGCTTGAGAGAGAACTTCGGGTTCACCTCGCCCTTGGGGCGGCCGAGGTGTGCCATCACGACAACCTTGGCACCGGCCTCGGTGAGGGCCTTGAGGGTGGGCAGGGAGGCCTTGATGCGGCCCGGATCGGTGATCTCTTGGTTCTCGTTCAGCGGCACGTTGAAGTCCGAGCGAACGAGGACGTAGCGGCCATCCACGCCGTCATTGATCAGATCCTGAATGTTCTTCAAAGCCATCTCGGCTGAGCTCCTTAAAAATGTGTCAACACAATGTGTCTCAATGGGTGGCGCTAGCCCAGCGTGGGGCGGGGCGAGGCGCCGTCGATATTCACTTATTCGCTAGTCAAGCCTAGTGAAACCAAACGCGGCCCGTCGGTGGTGTGCCGCGAGGCACACCCCGGGGCCGCGAGGTAGGGTCCACGCCACTCGGCCTTCAGCGCAGTGCTATCCGGCCGGCGTGGAGAGAGCCGGGGCTCTTAGAGGCGCTCACCAACGTACTCGGTCAGGGAGACGAGCTGGTTGGAGTAGCCCCACTCGTTGTCGTACCAAGAGACAACCTTGACCTGGTCGCCAATAACCTTGGTCAGACCGGAGTCGAAGATGGAGGCGTGAGCATCGGTGACGATGTCGGTGGAGACCAGCGGCTCGTCATCGGAGTAAGCAAGGATGCCCTTGAGCTCGCCCTCGGCAGCTTCCTTCATGGCAGCGTTAACGGCCTCGACAGACACCTCGCTCTTAGCGGTGAAGGTGAGGTCGGTGGCGGAGCCGGTGATCACGGGCACGCGGAGTGCGTAGCCGTCCAGCTTGCCCTTGAGCTCCGGCAGAACCAGGGCCACGGCCTTGGCAGCACCGGTGGAGGTGGGGACGATGTTCTGGGCGGCAGCGCGGGCGCGACGCAGGTCCTTGTGAGGAGCGTCGTGCAGACGCTGGTCACCGGTGTAGGCGTGCACGGTGGTCATGAGGCCACGCTCGATACCGAACTTCTCGTCCAGCACCTTAGCCATCGGGGCGAGGCAGTTAGTGGTGCAGGAAGCGTTGGAGATGACGTGGTGGTTCTCCGGGTCGTAGTCGGTGTGGTTCACGCCCACAACGAAGGTGGCATCCTCGTTCTTCGCCGGAGCGGAGATGATGACCTTCTTGGCGCCAGCCTCGATGTGAGCCTTGGCGGCGTTGGCGTCGGTGAAGAAACCGGTGGACTCGATCACGATGTCCACGCCGAGCTCGCCCCACTTCAGGTTCTTCGGGTCGCGCTCTGCGGTCACAACCATGCGGTGGCCATCAACGGTGATGGACTCATCGTCGTAGGACACCTCCTTGCCCAGGCGGCCGAGGATGGAGTCATACTTCAGCAGAGTGGAGAGAGTCTTGTTGTCGGTGAGGTCGTTGAAAGCGACAACCTCGATGTCGGCGCCGCGCGACTGGATAGCGCGGTAGAAGTTACGGCCAATGCGGCCGAAGCCATTGATACCAACACGAATGGTCACGAAAGATCTCCTTGAAGATTGGGGATGTTGTCTCCGAATGAAGCCACCCGCGGGGAGTGCTCCCCCACTCGCCGAGGCTGTTGTGGTTTCCCACATGTGCCGTCTTCGGCGGGGCGGTCCGGCTCATCCGGTGTCACTTACACACTCTACCGACGCAAGGGCGTTTATGCAGTGGCTGAAGCCCACTTTCTTCGCTTATCGACGCCCATTCATGCCCGCTCAACCCTTCGAAAACCAATAAAACAAAAAGGTTAGGGTGTCCGATTATGCGATTACGGAGCCCGAACGTCCGATTTCCCACCGCATGACGCCGCCACCACCCCCGAATGTGAAGATCGCCCCGTGCAGTGGGGGCGTTTCCTACGCCTGCCTTCACCTTCACGGGACGATAGTGGGATTACTCACAGTGGCCGCTTTGGGGTGTCCGCGCTAGCTCTCTTCCGCCTCATCAGCCCCATCCACACCAGCAGCGTTTTGTCGCTCGCTAGCTCAACTCATCGAGATTGTCTTCCACCACTGCCTCACTGGTGGGCGGCACCCCGATCTCGGCGGCCTTCTTATCGGCCATAGTGAGGAGCCGACGGATACGTCCGGCCACCGCATCTTTGGTCATGGGCGGATCAGCCAAGCGGCCGAGCTCTTCCAAGGATTCTTGGCGATGTCTGATGCGTAGTGTCCCAGCTTCAACGAGATGGGCAGGCACATCATCACCCAGGATTTCCATGGCGCGCTCCACTTTGGCGGCTGCGGCCACCGCCGCACGCACCGAGCGACGCAGGTTGGCATCATCGAAGTTCGCAAGCCGGTTGGCCGAGGCCCGATCCTCACGCTTGATGCGCTCCTCATCCCACTGCAAACGAGTGAGGTGAGCACCCATACGGGCAAGCAACACACCAATATCGGTGCCGTCTTTCACCACTACCTTCACTACCCCACGGGTTTCCTTGGCTTTGGCGCTGACGTTTAAGCGCCGAGCCCCGCCCACCAACGCGGAAGCCGCCAAGGTACAGGGAGCCGCGATGTCGAGCGCTGTGGATCGAGCCGGATCGGCGAGCTGGCCG from the Corynebacterium ciconiae DSM 44920 genome contains:
- the gap gene encoding type I glyceraldehyde-3-phosphate dehydrogenase, with the translated sequence MTIRVGINGFGRIGRNFYRAIQSRGADIEVVAFNDLTDNKTLSTLLKYDSILGRLGKEVSYDDESITVDGHRMVVTAERDPKNLKWGELGVDIVIESTGFFTDANAAKAHIEAGAKKVIISAPAKNEDATFVVGVNHTDYDPENHHVISNASCTTNCLAPMAKVLDEKFGIERGLMTTVHAYTGDQRLHDAPHKDLRRARAAAQNIVPTSTGAAKAVALVLPELKGKLDGYALRVPVITGSATDLTFTAKSEVSVEAVNAAMKEAAEGELKGILAYSDDEPLVSTDIVTDAHASIFDSGLTKVIGDQVKVVSWYDNEWGYSNQLVSLTEYVGERL
- the whiA gene encoding DNA-binding protein WhiA, translating into MASLTARVKEELAVARCTRPQARAAELAALIRYGGEISISNNQPVIDIEVDTEAIATRTSVFFRELFDATPQIIAPGPSSSAKDSRYTLHVETGARDIIRRLGLVTRSGHLVVGMPPHIVSGTVVEIEAALRGAFLAAGQLADPARSTALDIAAPCTLAASALVGGARRLNVSAKAKETRGVVKVVVKDGTDIGVLLARMGAHLTRLQWDEERIKREDRASANRLANFDDANLRRSVRAAVAAAAKVERAMEILGDDVPAHLVEAGTLRIRHRQESLEELGRLADPPMTKDAVAGRIRRLLTMADKKAAEIGVPPTSEAVVEDNLDELS